In the genome of Nymphaea colorata isolate Beijing-Zhang1983 chromosome 9, ASM883128v2, whole genome shotgun sequence, one region contains:
- the LOC116260580 gene encoding uncharacterized protein LOC116260580 isoform X1, producing the protein MPRTALSRGHQHPLHLLFRPPTQGSTCCDPCRLQIHHCCYKCSKNCDFVLHPWCFTKQLVTNSERKWRKRDMAWAVTKLVARRAFKLLPLDDLGEVMDGLLNGSEDLPDINDIFQALFSGNTDVADGTNSCIFDEITIDDLRDCFIGSDNPLQAEFVSLFHAHLEGMAAGETSASSKLLSTDSNNGSTKKEPAS; encoded by the exons ATGCCTCGGACGGCACTCAGCCGCGGCCACCAGCACCCCCTTCACCTCTTGTTCCGCCCACCTACCCAAGGCAGCACCTGCTGTGATCCTTGCCGCCTTCAGATACACCACTGCTGCTACAAGTGCAGCAAAAATTGCGACTTTGTTTTACACCCAT GGTGCTTCACTAAGCAACTGGTAACCAACTCAGAGAGGAAATGGAGGAAAAGGGATATg GCATGGGCAGTTACAAAATTGGTTGCAAGGAGAGCTTTCAAGCTCCTACCGTTGGATGATTTGGGTGAAGTGATGGACGGTTTACTCAACGGATCGGAGGACCTCCCTGACATCAACGACATCTTCCAGGCCCTCTTCTCCGGCAATACCGACGTCGCCGACGGCACCAACAGCTGTATCTTCGACGAGATTACCATCGACGACCTGCGTGACTGCTTCATTGGCAGTGACAATCCTTTGCAAGCGGAGTTTGTTTCCTTGTTTCATGCGCATTTGGAAGGGATGGCTGCGGGTGAGACATCTGCTTCCTCGAAACTCCTTTCAACCGACTCTAACAATGGCAGCACCAAGAAGGAACCAGCATCTTGA
- the LOC116260580 gene encoding uncharacterized protein LOC116260580 isoform X2 — translation MPTSCAFTCLGRHSAAATSTPFTSCSAHLPKAAPAVILAAFRYTTAATSAAKIATLFYTHAWAVTKLVARRAFKLLPLDDLGEVMDGLLNGSEDLPDINDIFQALFSGNTDVADGTNSCIFDEITIDDLRDCFIGSDNPLQAEFVSLFHAHLEGMAAGETSASSKLLSTDSNNGSTKKEPAS, via the exons ATGCCCACTTCTTGTGCCTTCACATGCCTCGGACGGCACTCAGCCGCGGCCACCAGCACCCCCTTCACCTCTTGTTCCGCCCACCTACCCAAGGCAGCACCTGCTGTGATCCTTGCCGCCTTCAGATACACCACTGCTGCTACAAGTGCAGCAAAAATTGCGACTTTGTTTTACACCCAT GCATGGGCAGTTACAAAATTGGTTGCAAGGAGAGCTTTCAAGCTCCTACCGTTGGATGATTTGGGTGAAGTGATGGACGGTTTACTCAACGGATCGGAGGACCTCCCTGACATCAACGACATCTTCCAGGCCCTCTTCTCCGGCAATACCGACGTCGCCGACGGCACCAACAGCTGTATCTTCGACGAGATTACCATCGACGACCTGCGTGACTGCTTCATTGGCAGTGACAATCCTTTGCAAGCGGAGTTTGTTTCCTTGTTTCATGCGCATTTGGAAGGGATGGCTGCGGGTGAGACATCTGCTTCCTCGAAACTCCTTTCAACCGACTCTAACAATGGCAGCACCAAGAAGGAACCAGCATCTTGA
- the LOC126410405 gene encoding uncharacterized protein LOC126410405, which yields MQAMATTLRHGAHVHPLQLMGKSETNGLASSCGGCGLPFRPGSVLYGCRSCCFFLHRGCALLLPSLEGHAAHRHHSLYLVYAPPASSRGALACNICGNAVSQFNYNCHSCNFHAHPFCLQMPQVVRCPAHHHPLHLSYSPPSERSTYCDVCRLQIHYCCYSCSCKTCVFDLHPDCTTKQLAYPGRKKGYKREKVKKVFELTAGIVTKTLFGQVVLGTIGLDGAMDILDYTDVDNDDEDGGDVPDIGGDFPDGNDDFSVNMDTFYDLPASDGTVDDALQEETSCLLLSHVEGMDAGTGTSST from the exons ATGCAGGCTATGGCGACCACCCTTCGGCACGGTGCCCACGTCCACCCGCTGCAACTGATGGGAAAGTCGGAAACCAACGGGTTGGCGTCAAGTTGCGGCGGTTGCGGCCTGCCCTTCAGACCGGGGAGCGTCCTTTACGGCTGCCGCAGTTGCTGTTTCTTCCTCCACCGCGGCTGCGCCCTGCTGTTGCCGTCGCTTGAAGGCCACGCTGCGCACCGCCACCACTCACTTTACCTTGTTTATGCACCGCCCGCAAGCAGCAGAGGCGCGCTTGCCTGCAACATATGCGGGAACGCCGTTAGCCAGTTCAACTACAACTGCCACAGTTGCAACTTCCACGCCCACCCCTTCTGCCTTCAGATGCCTCAGGTGGTCCGCTGCCCTGCCCACCATCACCCTCTACACCTCTCGTACAGCCCACCTTCGGAGAGAAGCACTTACTGTGACGTTTGTCGCCTTCAGATACACTATTGCTGCTACAGCTGCAGCTGCAAAACTTGCGTCTTTGATCTGCACCCAG ACTGCACGACTAAGCAACTGGCCTACCCGGGAAGAAAGAAAGggtataaaagagaaaaa GTAAAGAAAGTCTTTGAACTCACCGCAGGAATCGTCACGAAAACTCTATTCGGTCAAGTAGTGCTTGGGACTATTGGTTTGGATGGGGCAATGGACATCCTGGACTACACAGATGTTGATAACGATGATGAAGATGGCGGCGACGTTCCCGATATTGGCGGTGACTTTCCCGATGGCAACGACGACTTCAGCGTCAACATGGACACCTTCTACGACCTCCCTGCTTCTGATGGTACTGTCGACGATGCCTTACAGGAGGAGACTAGCTGCTTGCTTCTGTCGCATGTGGAAGGGATGGACGCGGGTACTGGGACAAGTTCCACCTAA
- the LOC126410377 gene encoding uncharacterized protein LOC126410377, with amino-acid sequence MATTLQHVCHVHPMGMPDSDGKGRSCGACGRPILSENLYGCRSCAFFLHRFCALQYPSSLEGHPAHQQHPLHLLSAPAHPSGAFRCDICGDSGSSGFIYHCQSCNFDAHFLCLHMPRTARSRGRQHPLRLLFRPPTQGSICCDACRLQIHHCCYKCSKNCDFALHRGCLEKHEQPATKSKKKWTKEKMLWEVTKRVARKVSVHLLLDAFGGWGEVVDVLFFGPEDLAFLCDCFDNLPVDTIFPGGNGDFSGLDVVTVDDLPDCIDEADDSLLRKAVKLLRKYMASSSATKPPSTSSSNIGTITKEHALE; translated from the exons ATGGCGACCACGCTTCAGCACGTGTGCCACGTCCACCCGATGGGAATGCCGGACAGCGACGGGAAGGGAAGGAGTTGCGGTGCATGCGGCCGGCCCATCTTATCGGAGAACCTTTATGGGTGCCGCAGCTGCGCTTTCTTCCTCCACCGCTTCTGCGCCCTGCAGTACCCGTCATCGCTTGAGGGTCACCCCGCTCACCAACAGCACCCGCTCCACCTTCTTTCTGCACCCGCCCATCCCTCTGGCGCCTTCCGTTGCGACATCTGCGGGGACAGCGGCAGCAGCGGCTTCATCTACCACTGCCAGAGTTGCAACTTCGATGCCCACTTCTTGTGCCTTCACATGCCTCGGACGGCACGCAGCCGCGGCCGCCAGCACCCCCTTCGCCTCTTGTTCCGCCCACCTACCCAAGGCAGCATCTGCTGTGACGCTTGCCGCCTTCAGATACACCACTGCTGCTACAAGTGCAGCAAAAATTGCGACTTTGCTTTACACCGAG GGTGCTTAGAAAAGCATGAGCAACCGGCAaccaaatcaaagaagaaatggacgaaagagaaaatg TTATGGGAAGTTACAAAACGGGTTGCGAGGAAAGTCAGCGTGCACCTACTGCTTGACGCGTTCGGTGGCTGGGGTGAAGTGGTGGACGTCCTGTTCTTCGGACCCGAGGACCTCGCGTTCTTGTGCGACTGCTTCGACAACCTCCCCGTCGATACCATCTTCCCCGGCGGCAACGGCGACTTCAGCGGCCTCGACGTGGTTACCGTTGACGACCTACCTGACTGCATCGATGAAGCTGACGATAGTTTGCTGAGGAAGGCTGTCAAATTGCTTCGGAAGTATATGGCATCTTCCTCGGCCACCAAACCCCCATCAACCAGCTCTTCTAACATTGGCACTATCACCAAGGAACATGCACTTGAGTAA